A DNA window from Brassica napus cultivar Da-Ae chromosome A4, Da-Ae, whole genome shotgun sequence contains the following coding sequences:
- the LOC106385365 gene encoding adenine DNA glycosylase-like isoform X1, whose protein sequence is MILLFRVRLINPTFERSTVATKRQNPKTTPSFHCKASSFESKTMSHSSAPRMRKCRQTKKEEEEPLGGDMEDLFSEKETENIRLSLLGWYDENQRDLPWRKTRSETEKERRAYEVWVSEIMLQQTRVQTVMEYYKRWMHKWPTIYDLAHASLEEVNEMWAGLGYYRRARFLLEGAKMVVAEKEGFPNKASSLMKVKGIGEYTAGAIASIAFNEVVPVVDGNVIRVLARLKTISANPKDRLTVKNFWKLAAQLVDPSRPGDFNQSLMELGATLCSVSKPSCSSCPISSQCRAYSLFLENGSIPVTEYPTKVVKAKPKLDFCCVCVLEILIQENNRSGGRFVLVKRPEEGLLAGLWEFPSVILDKEASVAARRKAINLYLKEAFHLEPKETCTVVSRKELGEFVHIFTHIRRKIYVELLVVQLAEGGTIDMFKDEAKDTMTWKCVDSDVLSTMGLTSAVRKVYSMVEAHKQDLSVSSNRTAISRKRRIT, encoded by the exons ATGATACTTCTTTTTCGCGTGCGGCTAATAAACCCTACATTTGAAAGATCAACGGTCGCTACAAAAAGACAAAACCCAAAGACGACTCCGAGTTTCCACTGCAAAGCTTCGAGCTTCGAGAGCAAAACGATGTCCCATTCTTCTGCGCCTCGGATGAGAAAATGTCGGcagacaaaaaaagaagaagaagaacccctTGGAGGAGATATGGAGGATCTCTTCAGCGAAAAGGAGACCGAGAACATCAGATTGTCTCTGCTTGGTTGGTACGATGAGAATCAGCGAGATCTTCCATGGAGGAAGACAAGGAGCGAGACTGAAAAGGAGAGAAGGGCTTATGAGGTTTGGGTATCGGAGATTATGCTGCAGCAAACTAGGGTTCAGACTGTAATGGAGTATTACAAACGATGGATGCATAAATGGCCCACCATCTACGACCTTGCTCATGCTTCCCTTGAG GAGGTAAACGAAATGTGGGCAGGTTTGGGGTACTATCGACGGGCACGTTTTCTTTTAGAG GGAGCAAAGATGGTTGTTGCAGAGAAGGAGGGCTTTCCTAATAAAGCGTCTAGCCTTATGAAAGTTAAAGGAATAGGAGAATACACGGCCGGAGCAATTGCCTCCATTGCTTTTAATGAG GTGGTACCTGTTGTTGATGGTAACGTGATTAGAGTGCTTGCCAGGCTAAAGACTATCTCAGCTAATCCGAAAGACCGGCTTACTGTCAAGAATTTCTG GAAACTAGCTGCACAACTTGTGGATCCCTCACGTCCTGGAGATTTCAACCAATCTCTGATGGAGCTTGGTGCGACTCTATGCTCCGTATCAAAGCCAAGTTGCTCTTCTTGTCCTATTTCCAGCCAGTGCCGTGCATATTCTCTTTTCCTGGAAAACGGAAGCATTCCCGTGACAGAGTATCCTACAAAAGTGGTCAAGGCCAAGCCAAAGCTCGACTTCTGTTGCGTATGTGTTTTGGAAATACTGATACAGGAGAACAACCGCTCAGGAGGTAGATTTGTTCTTGTAAAGAGACCCGAAGAGGGTCTGCTTGCTGGTCTTTGGGAGTTCCCATCTGTTATATTGGATAAGGAAGCTAGTGTGGCAGCAAGGAGGAAGGCGATCAATCTCTACCTTAAAGAAGCATTTCATCTAGAACCCAAGGAAACATGCACTGTAGTCTCAAGGAAAGAACTTGGAGAGTTTGTCCACATCTTCACACACATACGTCGAAAAATTTATGTGGAGCTATTAGTCGTACAACTTGCAG AAGGGGGAACAATTGATATGTTCAAAGATGAGGCAAAGGACACTATGACATGGAAGTGTGTGGACAGTGATGTTCTTTCTACCATGGGACTGACATCGGCTGTAAGAAAG GTGTATTCAATGGTTGAAGCACACAAGCAAGATTTATCTGTCTCATCAAATAGAACAGCCATTTCCAGGAAACGAAGAATCACATGA
- the LOC106387969 gene encoding GPN-loop GTPase 3 — MGYAQLVIGPAGSGKSTYCSSLYEHCETVGRTMNVVNLDPAAEIFNYPVAMDIRELVSLEDVMEELGLGPNGALMYCMEYLEDSLHDWVDEELENYRDDDYLIFDCPGQIELFTHVPVLKNFVAHLQQKNFNVCVVYLLDSQFITDVTKFISGCMSSLSAMIQLELPHINILSKMDLLQDKSNIDNYLDPEPRTLLAELNQKMGPRYAKLNKALIEMVGEYGMVNFIPLDIRKERSIQYVLSQIDVCIQFGEDADVKIKDEDEDFGDDQ, encoded by the exons ATGGGTTATGCTCAACTCGTTATCGGTCCAGCAGGCAGCGGAAAG TCAACTTATTGCTCGTCTTTGTATGAACACTGTGAAACGGTCGGCAGAACAATGAATGTTGTTAACTTGGATCCTGCTGCTGAAATCTTCAACTATCCTGTGGCTATGG ATATCAGAGAACTTGTTTCTTTGGAAGATGTAATGGAGGAGCTCGGGCTTGGTCCTAATGGTGCCCTGATGTACTGCATGGA ATACCTTGAGGATAGCTTACATGATTGGGTGGATGAAGAATTGGAGAACTACCGAGATGATGATTACCTTATATTCGATTGTCCAG GCCAGATAGAACTGTTTACACATGTTCCTGTGCTCAAGAACTTTGTGGCGCATTTACAACAGAAGAACTTCAACGTCTGTGTTGTTTATCTGCTTGATTCACag TTCATAACAGATGTCACCAAGTTTATCAGCGGTTGCATGTCGTCTCTCTCTGCAATGATCCAGCTTGAATTACCTCACATCAACATCCTCTCAAAGATGGATCTCTTGCAGGATAAAAGCAACATTGACAA CTACTTGGATCCGGAGCCTCGCACATTGTTGGCAGAGTTAAACCAAAAGATGGGTCCTCGATATGCGAAATTGAACAAAGCCCTGATTGAGATG GTGGGAGAATATGGGATGGTGAATTTCATACCCCTTGACATAAGGAAAGAACGAAG TATTCAGTATGTGCTGTCCCAGATTGATGTCTGCATCCAGTTTGGAGAAGACGCTGATGTTAAGATCAAAGATGAGGATGAAGATTTTGGTGATGATCAATAA
- the LOC106385365 gene encoding adenine DNA glycosylase-like isoform X2, translating into MILLFRVRLINPTFERSTVATKRQNPKTTPSFHCKASSFESKTMSHSSAPRMRKCRQTKKEEEEPLGGDMEDLFSEKETENIRLSLLGWYDENQRDLPWRKTRSETEKERRAYEVWVSEIMLQQTRVQTVMEYYKRWMHKWPTIYDLAHASLEEVNEMWAGLGYYRRARFLLEGAKMVVAEKEGFPNKASSLMKVKGIGEYTAGAIASIAFNEVVPVVDGNVIRVLARLKTISANPKDRLTVKNFWKLAAQLVDPSRPGDFNQSLMELGATLCSVSKPSCSSCPISSQCRAYSLFLENGSIPVTEYPTKVVKAKPKLDFCCVCVLEILIQENNRSGGRFVLVKRPEEGLLAGLWEFPSVILDKEASVAARRKAINLYLKEAFHLEPKETCTVVSRKELGEFVHIFTHIRRKIYVELLVVQLAGGTIDMFKDEAKDTMTWKCVDSDVLSTMGLTSAVRKVYSMVEAHKQDLSVSSNRTAISRKRRIT; encoded by the exons ATGATACTTCTTTTTCGCGTGCGGCTAATAAACCCTACATTTGAAAGATCAACGGTCGCTACAAAAAGACAAAACCCAAAGACGACTCCGAGTTTCCACTGCAAAGCTTCGAGCTTCGAGAGCAAAACGATGTCCCATTCTTCTGCGCCTCGGATGAGAAAATGTCGGcagacaaaaaaagaagaagaagaacccctTGGAGGAGATATGGAGGATCTCTTCAGCGAAAAGGAGACCGAGAACATCAGATTGTCTCTGCTTGGTTGGTACGATGAGAATCAGCGAGATCTTCCATGGAGGAAGACAAGGAGCGAGACTGAAAAGGAGAGAAGGGCTTATGAGGTTTGGGTATCGGAGATTATGCTGCAGCAAACTAGGGTTCAGACTGTAATGGAGTATTACAAACGATGGATGCATAAATGGCCCACCATCTACGACCTTGCTCATGCTTCCCTTGAG GAGGTAAACGAAATGTGGGCAGGTTTGGGGTACTATCGACGGGCACGTTTTCTTTTAGAG GGAGCAAAGATGGTTGTTGCAGAGAAGGAGGGCTTTCCTAATAAAGCGTCTAGCCTTATGAAAGTTAAAGGAATAGGAGAATACACGGCCGGAGCAATTGCCTCCATTGCTTTTAATGAG GTGGTACCTGTTGTTGATGGTAACGTGATTAGAGTGCTTGCCAGGCTAAAGACTATCTCAGCTAATCCGAAAGACCGGCTTACTGTCAAGAATTTCTG GAAACTAGCTGCACAACTTGTGGATCCCTCACGTCCTGGAGATTTCAACCAATCTCTGATGGAGCTTGGTGCGACTCTATGCTCCGTATCAAAGCCAAGTTGCTCTTCTTGTCCTATTTCCAGCCAGTGCCGTGCATATTCTCTTTTCCTGGAAAACGGAAGCATTCCCGTGACAGAGTATCCTACAAAAGTGGTCAAGGCCAAGCCAAAGCTCGACTTCTGTTGCGTATGTGTTTTGGAAATACTGATACAGGAGAACAACCGCTCAGGAGGTAGATTTGTTCTTGTAAAGAGACCCGAAGAGGGTCTGCTTGCTGGTCTTTGGGAGTTCCCATCTGTTATATTGGATAAGGAAGCTAGTGTGGCAGCAAGGAGGAAGGCGATCAATCTCTACCTTAAAGAAGCATTTCATCTAGAACCCAAGGAAACATGCACTGTAGTCTCAAGGAAAGAACTTGGAGAGTTTGTCCACATCTTCACACACATACGTCGAAAAATTTATGTGGAGCTATTAGTCGTACAACTTGCAG GGGGAACAATTGATATGTTCAAAGATGAGGCAAAGGACACTATGACATGGAAGTGTGTGGACAGTGATGTTCTTTCTACCATGGGACTGACATCGGCTGTAAGAAAG GTGTATTCAATGGTTGAAGCACACAAGCAAGATTTATCTGTCTCATCAAATAGAACAGCCATTTCCAGGAAACGAAGAATCACATGA